In Stutzerimonas stutzeri, a genomic segment contains:
- a CDS encoding YchJ family protein, with protein MIPSELQRDASCPCGSGDSLDECCGRYHRGLPAPSAEQLMRSRYSAYVLGLIDYLIATTLPVQQESLDLQSMKDWSASSVWLGLEVEESQLFGGQPEHALVSFTARWHDLSGEHGQHERSAFVQHDGRWYFIDPTVPLKAGRNDPCPCGSGQKFKKCCAAYISA; from the coding sequence ATGATACCCAGCGAACTACAACGTGACGCCAGTTGCCCCTGCGGTAGTGGCGATTCCCTCGACGAATGCTGTGGACGCTACCATCGTGGCCTGCCAGCACCGAGCGCGGAACAGCTGATGCGATCACGCTACAGCGCCTATGTGCTGGGGCTCATCGACTACCTCATAGCCACCACCTTGCCCGTGCAGCAAGAATCGCTGGATCTTCAATCAATGAAGGATTGGAGCGCTTCCAGTGTCTGGCTGGGGCTCGAGGTCGAGGAAAGCCAGCTGTTTGGCGGGCAGCCGGAGCATGCGCTGGTCAGCTTTACCGCTCGCTGGCACGACCTGAGCGGCGAGCATGGCCAACATGAGCGCTCGGCCTTCGTTCAGCACGACGGCAGATGGTATTTCATCGACCCGACAGTCCCGCTCAAAGCCGGTCGCAACGATCCCTGCCCATGCGGCAGTGGCCAGAAATTCAAGAAATGCTGCGCCGCCTATATAAGCGCGTGA
- a CDS encoding DUF6231 family protein, with protein sequence MVASNASQTPQQALAALLDHHVPTRLLHVGRSDMPAVEAFSRSHRNSQIDRAPAAPLSEDLAGRRYDFALIADCLEHLPKRDGLQLLGGIRNLNASRMAVLVDLSACDWQATDFFALALQISARFERDKQTLTLFTYDLLAYKQVPDWLNAKFWANPQMFGKYWW encoded by the coding sequence TTGGTTGCATCCAACGCTTCACAAACGCCACAACAAGCATTGGCCGCCCTGCTCGACCATCATGTTCCGACACGGCTGTTGCATGTTGGTCGTAGCGACATGCCGGCAGTCGAGGCGTTCAGCCGCAGCCATCGAAACAGCCAGATCGATCGCGCCCCGGCGGCCCCACTATCCGAAGATCTGGCTGGTCGCCGATATGACTTCGCGCTTATCGCCGATTGCCTTGAGCACCTGCCGAAGCGTGATGGTCTGCAATTGCTTGGCGGCATCCGCAACCTCAATGCCAGCCGTATGGCAGTTTTAGTGGACCTGAGCGCCTGCGACTGGCAGGCCACCGACTTCTTCGCACTCGCGTTGCAGATCAGCGCCCGCTTCGAACGAGACAAACAGACCTTGACCCTCTTCACCTACGACCTGCTCGCATACAAGCAGGTTCCGGACTGGCTGAACGCGAAGTTCTGGGCTAATCCGCAGATGTTCGGCAAATATTGGTGGTGA
- a CDS encoding OmpA family protein → MTTVLAGCAGVQKQDWPTCAAVGGVSGAALGAIESSTYAGYGALIGGGMAAAYCWANGTEQETVAMVETVEPTPVAEPEPEPMAEPVRVELDVKFDFDRAEVKQDSMADIEDLADFMKQYGQTSTVVEGHTDSVGTDAYNQRLSERRANAVRDVLVNQYGLEASRVDSVGYGESRPVADNSTAEGRAINRRVEAEVEARP, encoded by the coding sequence ATGACCACCGTCCTGGCCGGATGTGCAGGTGTGCAGAAGCAGGATTGGCCCACCTGTGCGGCCGTCGGTGGCGTGAGCGGCGCTGCGTTGGGGGCAATAGAAAGCAGTACCTATGCCGGATACGGCGCGTTGATCGGCGGTGGCATGGCGGCAGCTTACTGCTGGGCCAACGGTACCGAACAGGAAACTGTCGCCATGGTCGAGACCGTCGAGCCAACGCCTGTTGCCGAACCGGAGCCAGAGCCCATGGCCGAGCCTGTTCGTGTTGAGCTGGACGTCAAGTTTGATTTCGACCGTGCGGAAGTCAAACAGGACAGCATGGCCGACATCGAGGACCTGGCAGACTTCATGAAGCAATACGGGCAGACGTCGACTGTCGTCGAGGGGCACACCGACTCGGTGGGTACCGATGCCTACAACCAGCGCCTGTCCGAGCGTCGTGCCAACGCCGTGCGTGACGTGTTGGTCAATCAGTACGGCCTGGAAGCAAGCCGTGTCGACTCGGTCGGCTACGGCGAGTCCCGTCCGGTTGCCGACAACTCGACGGCTGAAGGCCGCGCCATTAACCGTCGTGTAGAAGCCGAGGTTGAAGCGCGTCCATGA
- a CDS encoding CopD family protein: MTAFALPYSLHVLAAVIWVGGMFFAWMVLRPAAVSELQAPERLKLWAEVFRRFFKWVWVTILVLPISGIGMWHMRFDSLNAAPRYVHIMAGIFLVMLALFLRIQLLQLPELKRAITAQNWPEGGAALGKIRRLVGINLLLGVLVVALASARPLF; this comes from the coding sequence ATGACCGCCTTCGCTCTGCCCTATTCACTCCATGTCCTGGCCGCCGTAATTTGGGTCGGAGGCATGTTTTTCGCCTGGATGGTGCTTCGCCCGGCCGCCGTGTCCGAGCTGCAGGCACCCGAGCGGTTGAAATTGTGGGCCGAGGTGTTTCGCCGTTTCTTCAAATGGGTTTGGGTCACGATATTGGTATTGCCCATCAGCGGTATCGGCATGTGGCATATGCGCTTCGACAGCCTGAATGCGGCGCCCCGCTACGTACACATCATGGCCGGAATATTTTTGGTGATGCTGGCTCTGTTCCTGCGCATCCAGCTGCTGCAGTTACCTGAGCTCAAGCGCGCAATCACCGCGCAGAATTGGCCGGAAGGCGGCGCGGCGCTAGGAAAGATCCGTCGGCTCGTGGGTATCAACCTGTTGTTGGGAGTGTTGGTTGTCGCGCTGGCCAGCGCTCGCCCGCTGTTCTGA
- the dinG gene encoding ATP-dependent DNA helicase DinG, with protein MLSTELKSQIQGAYSRFLDAKGLKPRYGQRLMIAEVAKVLGAIKADDEGRRDGEPAIVAVEAGTGTGKTVAYSLAAIPTAKAAGKRLVIATATVALQEQIVHKDLPDLMRNSGLNFSFALAKGRGRYLCLSKLDVLLQEGQAQSATAQLFEEEGFRIDVDERSEKLFGSMIEKLAGNRWDGDRDSWPEELADPDWSRLTTDHSQCTGRHCPNFQQCAFYKAREGMTKVDVIVTNHDMVLADLALGGGAVLPDPRDTLYVFDEGHHLPDKAIGHFAHFTRLRSTADWLAQVEKNLTKLLAQHPLPGDLGRLIEAVPEIASDLRSQQQFMFSACEQLADFKAGEDMEGRERPRHRFVGGVVPEHLVELGVELKKGFAKLNDLFTRLTELLKEAMDGEAGVGIASHQAEEWYPLFGSLLTRAQGNWELWTAFTVDDPEDSPPLARWLTLAEGGALFDIEVNASPILAAETLRRNLWNVCYGALVTSATLTALNSFDRYRMRAGLPRCAVTAVVPSPFHHADAGVLRVPDLNADPRDAAAHTAAIVRDLPKLVEASRGTLVLFSSRKQMQDVFDGLEREWRRRVLIQGNLSKQETLNKHKARVDDGEKSVLFGLASFAEGVDLPGAYCEHVVIAKIPFAVPDDPVEAALAEWIEARGGNPFMEIAVPDASLRLVQACGRLLRTEEDRGTITLLDRRVVTQRYGKAILNALPPFRREIG; from the coding sequence ATGCTCAGCACCGAACTCAAGTCCCAAATCCAGGGCGCCTACTCTCGATTCCTCGACGCCAAAGGCCTTAAGCCCCGCTACGGCCAGCGCCTGATGATCGCCGAGGTGGCGAAAGTCCTGGGTGCGATCAAGGCCGACGACGAAGGTCGGCGGGATGGAGAGCCGGCAATCGTCGCGGTCGAGGCCGGGACGGGGACCGGCAAAACGGTTGCCTACAGCCTGGCGGCCATCCCCACGGCGAAAGCTGCGGGAAAGCGCCTGGTGATCGCGACAGCTACCGTCGCGTTGCAGGAGCAGATCGTGCACAAGGATCTACCGGATCTGATGCGCAATAGCGGCCTGAATTTCTCCTTCGCACTGGCCAAAGGCCGCGGCCGCTATCTATGCCTGTCCAAGCTCGACGTGTTGCTGCAAGAAGGCCAGGCGCAGAGCGCCACTGCTCAGCTGTTCGAGGAGGAAGGCTTTCGTATCGACGTGGACGAGCGCAGCGAGAAGCTGTTTGGCAGCATGATCGAGAAGCTTGCCGGCAACCGCTGGGACGGCGATCGTGACAGCTGGCCCGAAGAGCTTGCCGACCCGGACTGGTCCCGTCTGACCACCGATCACAGCCAATGCACCGGTCGCCACTGCCCCAATTTCCAGCAGTGCGCGTTCTACAAAGCGCGCGAGGGCATGACCAAGGTCGACGTCATCGTCACCAATCACGACATGGTGCTCGCCGACCTAGCCCTTGGTGGCGGGGCGGTGCTGCCGGATCCGCGCGACACCCTCTATGTGTTCGACGAAGGCCATCATTTGCCGGACAAGGCTATCGGCCATTTCGCTCACTTCACACGTCTGCGCTCTACCGCGGATTGGCTTGCGCAGGTCGAAAAGAATCTGACCAAGCTGCTCGCCCAGCATCCGCTACCGGGCGACCTCGGCCGGCTGATCGAGGCGGTGCCTGAGATAGCGAGTGATCTGCGCAGCCAGCAGCAATTCATGTTCAGCGCCTGCGAGCAATTGGCTGATTTCAAAGCCGGCGAAGACATGGAAGGCCGGGAGCGGCCGCGACACCGTTTTGTCGGTGGAGTGGTACCTGAGCATCTGGTCGAGTTGGGCGTCGAGCTGAAGAAGGGCTTCGCCAAGCTCAACGATTTATTCACACGACTAACCGAACTGCTCAAGGAAGCGATGGATGGCGAAGCGGGTGTCGGCATTGCCAGTCATCAGGCAGAAGAGTGGTATCCGCTGTTTGGCAGCCTGCTGACTCGGGCACAGGGCAACTGGGAGTTGTGGACGGCCTTTACCGTTGATGATCCGGAAGACAGCCCGCCCCTGGCGCGCTGGCTGACGCTGGCTGAAGGTGGCGCGTTATTCGACATCGAAGTCAATGCCAGCCCGATCCTGGCGGCCGAGACGTTGCGACGCAATCTGTGGAATGTTTGCTACGGCGCGCTGGTCACCTCGGCTACGCTCACCGCGCTGAACAGTTTCGATCGATATCGCATGCGTGCCGGATTGCCGCGCTGCGCAGTTACCGCAGTGGTGCCGAGTCCATTCCATCATGCCGACGCGGGTGTGCTGCGAGTGCCTGATCTCAATGCCGATCCACGCGATGCGGCGGCCCATACGGCAGCGATCGTGCGCGACCTGCCTAAGCTGGTTGAGGCCTCGCGTGGCACGCTGGTGCTGTTCTCGTCGCGCAAGCAGATGCAGGACGTATTTGACGGTCTGGAGCGCGAGTGGCGTCGACGGGTGTTGATTCAAGGCAATCTGTCCAAGCAGGAAACGCTGAACAAGCACAAGGCGCGTGTGGATGACGGGGAAAAGAGCGTGCTGTTCGGACTCGCCAGCTTCGCCGAGGGTGTCGATCTACCGGGCGCCTATTGCGAACACGTGGTAATCGCCAAGATACCCTTTGCGGTACCCGACGACCCGGTGGAGGCAGCGCTGGCCGAATGGATCGAGGCGCGGGGCGGCAATCCTTTCATGGAAATTGCCGTACCCGATGCATCATTGCGTCTGGTCCAGGCCTGTGGGCGACTGCTGCGTACCGAAGAGGATCGCGGCACCATCACGTTGCTCGATCGTCGAGTCGTCACTCAGCGCTACGGCAAGGCCATTCTCAATGCGTTGCCCCCGTTCCGGCGCGAGATCGGCTAG
- a CDS encoding EstA family serine hydrolase, giving the protein MQIQGYFDLRFEAVKETFSDLFEQTQQRGAAVCVKIGGETVVDLWAGVADNAGEQAWQSDTLVNLFSCTKTFTAVAALQLVGEGKLQLDEPVARLWPEFAANGKQAITLRQLLSHQAGLPAIRQPLPPEALYDWEVMTAALAAESPWWTPGDGHGYAAITYGWLLGELIRRADGREPGEAIVARTARPLNLDFHVGLADAEFDRVGYLTRQKNNFGDAAAQRVFKALTGDPQSLTARAFTNPPSIMNSANKPEWRRMAQPAANGHGNARALAGFYDGLLRGELLDYELLTEMTREHCLGEDRTLLSRTRFALGCWLDQPEVENATFAMGPGAFGHPGAGGCIGFADPQRDLAFGYVTNTLGPYVLMDPRAQELARTVKTCLG; this is encoded by the coding sequence GTGCAGATCCAGGGATATTTCGATCTTCGTTTCGAGGCGGTCAAAGAAACGTTCAGTGACCTGTTCGAACAAACCCAGCAGCGTGGCGCCGCGGTGTGCGTAAAGATCGGTGGCGAAACCGTCGTCGACCTCTGGGCCGGTGTTGCCGATAACGCCGGTGAGCAGGCTTGGCAAAGCGATACGCTGGTCAATCTGTTTTCTTGCACCAAGACCTTTACTGCGGTGGCTGCCTTGCAATTGGTCGGCGAAGGCAAGCTGCAGTTGGACGAACCGGTGGCGCGGCTCTGGCCTGAGTTCGCCGCCAACGGCAAGCAGGCAATTACGCTACGGCAGTTGCTCAGCCATCAGGCCGGGCTGCCTGCCATTCGTCAGCCACTTCCACCTGAGGCGTTGTATGACTGGGAGGTGATGACCGCGGCGTTGGCTGCCGAAAGCCCCTGGTGGACGCCGGGCGATGGCCATGGCTACGCCGCGATTACCTACGGATGGCTGCTCGGCGAACTGATCCGTCGCGCTGATGGCCGTGAGCCGGGCGAGGCGATCGTCGCGCGTACCGCTCGACCCCTGAACCTGGACTTCCATGTTGGTCTGGCGGATGCCGAGTTCGACCGTGTCGGATACCTGACTCGACAGAAAAACAACTTCGGCGATGCGGCGGCCCAGCGTGTCTTCAAGGCGTTGACCGGGGATCCGCAGTCGCTGACTGCGCGCGCTTTCACCAATCCGCCGTCGATCATGAACAGTGCCAATAAGCCTGAGTGGCGTCGGATGGCACAGCCCGCTGCCAACGGCCACGGAAACGCACGCGCGCTGGCGGGTTTCTACGACGGACTGCTACGCGGCGAGCTGCTCGATTACGAGCTACTGACCGAGATGACGCGTGAACATTGCCTCGGCGAAGACCGCACCTTGCTCAGCCGTACACGTTTCGCATTGGGCTGCTGGTTGGATCAACCGGAAGTGGAAAACGCGACCTTTGCAATGGGACCCGGCGCCTTCGGTCATCCGGGGGCGGGTGGCTGCATTGGTTTCGCTGATCCGCAACGTGACTTGGCGTTCGGTTATGTCACCAATACACTCGGCCCCTATGTCTTGATGGATCCGCGCGCGCAGGAATTGGCGCGGACCGTGAAAACCTGTTTGGGCTAA
- a CDS encoding OmpA family protein, whose translation MNLLKSASFILCMVIAGCSSNSDKPAEVSIVPEPVIDPAWMDGYEPRLRDALKDSRFELERREGVLVVTAPVDASFNPDRPGMLLPVTLGPLSRVAKLVEGDEKTAVVVLGHADSTGSADVNRDISRQRAGAVAAIFRLSGLKHNRLRIRGLGSDVPRASNENEEGRALNRRVEMVLAPQPTLLALIGQYSEAPNPTQVAAAEVTKAK comes from the coding sequence ATGAACCTGCTGAAAAGCGCCTCCTTTATTCTCTGCATGGTCATTGCTGGCTGTAGCTCCAACAGCGACAAGCCGGCCGAAGTATCCATCGTCCCAGAACCCGTGATTGATCCTGCCTGGATGGATGGCTATGAGCCGCGACTGCGAGATGCGTTGAAGGACAGTCGTTTCGAACTCGAACGTCGCGAAGGGGTGCTCGTAGTCACCGCGCCTGTCGATGCATCGTTCAACCCCGACCGTCCTGGTATGTTACTGCCTGTCACGCTCGGTCCCCTCAGTAGGGTGGCCAAACTGGTGGAAGGCGACGAGAAAACCGCTGTGGTCGTGCTGGGGCACGCCGACAGTACGGGATCAGCCGACGTCAACCGTGACATCAGTCGCCAGCGTGCTGGCGCCGTGGCCGCAATCTTCCGTCTCAGCGGCTTGAAGCACAATCGGCTGCGCATTCGCGGGCTGGGCTCCGACGTCCCGCGAGCCTCGAATGAAAATGAAGAAGGCCGTGCGCTGAATCGTCGCGTCGAGATGGTTCTGGCGCCTCAGCCGACTCTTCTGGCGTTGATTGGCCAGTACAGCGAGGCACCCAACCCGACTCAAGTGGCCGCGGCAGAGGTGACCAAGGCCAAATAA
- the pdxH gene encoding pyridoxamine 5'-phosphate oxidase, translated as MTQTLADMRRDYTREGLSEANAPDEPFALFRQWFADAVQTEQLPVEPNAMTLATVDAEGRPHCRVLLLKALDDRGFSFFSNYDSAKAEQLQACPFAAMTFFWPSLERQVRIEGRVEKVSAAESNAYYQVRPLGSRLGAWASPQSRVIRDRAELERMLAETEQRFLDQMPDCPPHWGGYRLLPERMEFWQGRPSRLHDRLNYRRVASIWQRERLAP; from the coding sequence ATGACCCAGACCTTGGCCGATATGCGCCGCGACTACACTCGGGAAGGCCTCAGTGAAGCGAATGCACCGGACGAACCCTTCGCACTCTTTCGGCAATGGTTCGCAGATGCGGTGCAAACGGAGCAGCTTCCGGTCGAGCCCAACGCCATGACCCTGGCCACAGTGGATGCCGAAGGGCGTCCGCATTGTCGTGTGCTCTTGCTCAAGGCGCTGGATGATCGCGGCTTCAGCTTCTTCAGCAACTATGACAGTGCCAAGGCGGAGCAGCTGCAGGCCTGTCCGTTTGCCGCGATGACATTCTTCTGGCCGAGCCTGGAGCGTCAGGTACGTATCGAGGGGCGGGTCGAAAAGGTCAGTGCTGCCGAGTCGAACGCCTATTATCAAGTACGCCCGCTGGGCAGCCGCCTGGGTGCCTGGGCATCACCGCAGAGCCGGGTCATTCGCGACCGGGCCGAACTCGAACGAATGCTCGCTGAGACTGAGCAGCGCTTTCTGGACCAGATGCCGGACTGTCCGCCTCACTGGGGTGGTTACCGTTTGCTACCGGAGCGAATGGAGTTCTGGCAGGGACGTCCCAGCCGTCTGCACGACCGTCTCAATTACCGGCGTGTCGCCAGTATCTGGCAGCGCGAGCGGCTGGCGCCCTGA
- a CDS encoding glycine zipper 2TM domain-containing protein gives MRNSFFVASFTAMALAVGGCTSSLTGDSYSRDEARTVQTVRYGTIESLRPVKLEGTKTPIGTGAGAVVGGIAGSGVGGGRGSAVAAVIGAVAGGLLGSAAEEGITRAQGVEITVREDDGNMRAYVQEVEPNQVFRVGQRVRIMTVDGTSRIAP, from the coding sequence ATGCGCAACTCATTTTTCGTTGCTTCCTTTACCGCTATGGCGTTGGCCGTCGGCGGCTGTACATCCAGCCTCACCGGGGATTCCTATTCCCGTGACGAGGCGCGAACGGTGCAGACCGTCCGTTACGGAACCATCGAATCGCTACGCCCGGTCAAGCTCGAAGGCACAAAAACACCGATTGGCACAGGTGCCGGTGCGGTGGTCGGCGGCATTGCCGGTAGCGGCGTTGGCGGTGGCCGCGGTAGCGCGGTCGCAGCCGTGATTGGCGCGGTTGCCGGTGGCTTGCTCGGCTCGGCAGCGGAGGAAGGCATCACGCGTGCACAGGGCGTGGAAATTACTGTGCGAGAAGACGATGGCAACATGCGTGCCTACGTTCAAGAGGTCGAGCCGAACCAGGTCTTCCGGGTCGGTCAGCGCGTACGCATCATGACTGTCGACGGCACTAGTCGTATTGCTCCTTGA
- a CDS encoding monovalent cation/H+ antiporter subunit A, protein MALALIIALPFLGICLPLVFERFGRSACAFGAGLAPLLALALLLSKRAAVFGGETQVLTVPWLPELGLNLSLRLDGLGFLFALLILGIGLLVILYARYYLSKSEPMGRFFSFFLLFMGAMLGVVLAENLLLMLMFWELTSLSSFLLIGFWNHRSDARQGARMALAVTGGGGLALLAGILLIGHIVGSYELTAVLASGDLIRASTLYPLTLILILLGVFTKSAQFPFHFWLPQAMAAPTPVSAFLHSATMVKAGVFLLARLYPALSDSEWWFYLVSLTGLATLLIGAVLALFQHDLKGLLAYSTISHLGLITLLFGLDSRLGPVAAIFHIINHATFKASLFMAAGIIDHETGTRDMRRINGMLKYMPHTAALAMVASLAMAGVPLLNGFLSKEMFFAETLDQHLLGSFYWTIPALATLASAFSVAYSLRFVHDVFFNGEPIDLPKYPPHEPARYMKIPVEILVLLCLLVGMLPAYTVAPLLAAAVAGSLGGDVPEYSLAIWHGFNLPFAMSLVALGGGLLIYSMRKWAFRWYEGLPRVDSLQVFARVVSDIAGTARWVTERMENGSLQRYLALMLFSSLLVVVYALTPLRSLRGPVPMTPLDGITVLGLVILGLASVMTVVFHRRRLMALMVLSVVGLMVALVFARYSAPDLALTQISVEVVTIILLILALFFMPDRTPVESSSLRSFRDLVLAATFGTMVALLAYAVLTRPYDSIASFFLENSVTGGGGANVVNVILVDFRGFDTLGEIAVLAIAAVGIYGLLHGLRLPHPIRDYGGRLWSTDRHPMVLDTLSRVLLPMALLVSVFIFVRGHNLPGGGFIAGLITAVALILQYISHGVVWAQKRQPFSYHSVAGAGVLIAGLTGLGSWLFGRPFLTSAFGHFHLPLVGDFELATAMIFDLGVYLTVVGATLLILSNMGHVSQDESCKEVL, encoded by the coding sequence ATGGCGCTTGCGCTGATAATCGCTTTGCCATTTCTAGGAATTTGCCTGCCGCTGGTCTTCGAGCGTTTTGGTCGATCCGCCTGTGCGTTCGGCGCGGGGCTGGCCCCTTTGCTCGCGCTGGCGCTGTTGTTATCCAAGCGCGCCGCCGTGTTTGGCGGTGAAACGCAAGTACTGACCGTGCCTTGGCTCCCCGAACTGGGGTTGAACCTCAGCCTCAGGCTCGATGGCCTGGGCTTTCTGTTCGCATTGCTGATTCTCGGGATCGGTCTGCTGGTCATCCTGTACGCGCGCTACTACCTCTCAAAAAGCGAGCCGATGGGGCGCTTCTTCAGCTTTTTCCTGCTGTTCATGGGCGCCATGCTCGGTGTGGTGCTGGCGGAAAATTTGCTGCTGATGCTGATGTTCTGGGAATTGACCAGCCTCTCTTCGTTTCTGCTGATCGGCTTCTGGAATCATCGCTCCGATGCGCGACAGGGTGCGCGTATGGCTCTGGCTGTAACAGGCGGCGGCGGGCTCGCGCTGCTGGCGGGCATTTTGCTGATTGGACATATCGTTGGCAGTTACGAGCTGACTGCGGTGCTCGCATCCGGTGACCTGATCCGAGCCAGCACACTGTATCCGCTGACATTGATCCTGATTTTGCTCGGCGTATTCACCAAGTCGGCACAGTTTCCGTTTCATTTCTGGTTGCCGCAGGCGATGGCGGCGCCGACCCCGGTATCGGCATTTCTGCACTCGGCGACCATGGTCAAGGCTGGCGTGTTTCTACTGGCGCGGTTGTATCCGGCGCTTTCGGATTCGGAGTGGTGGTTTTATCTGGTCAGTCTGACGGGGTTGGCAACCCTGCTGATCGGCGCGGTGCTGGCGCTGTTTCAACACGATCTCAAGGGATTACTGGCCTACTCAACCATCAGCCACCTGGGATTGATCACGCTGCTGTTCGGCCTCGATTCGCGGCTGGGACCGGTGGCTGCCATCTTTCACATTATCAATCACGCAACTTTCAAGGCTTCGTTGTTCATGGCCGCTGGGATCATTGATCATGAGACTGGGACGCGTGACATGAGGCGCATCAACGGCATGCTGAAGTACATGCCGCACACGGCGGCATTGGCAATGGTGGCGTCGCTGGCGATGGCCGGAGTGCCGCTGCTCAACGGTTTTCTTAGCAAAGAGATGTTCTTTGCCGAGACCCTCGATCAGCATCTGTTAGGGAGCTTCTACTGGACGATTCCGGCCCTGGCGACGTTGGCGAGTGCCTTTTCGGTCGCCTACTCGCTGCGCTTCGTGCATGACGTCTTTTTTAACGGCGAACCGATCGACCTGCCGAAATATCCACCGCACGAGCCGGCGCGGTACATGAAAATCCCGGTCGAAATCCTGGTGTTGCTCTGCCTGCTGGTGGGCATGTTGCCCGCCTATACCGTGGCTCCGCTGTTGGCTGCCGCCGTTGCCGGTAGTTTGGGCGGTGATGTGCCCGAGTACAGTCTGGCGATTTGGCATGGCTTCAACTTGCCCTTTGCGATGAGCCTCGTCGCCCTGGGAGGCGGCCTGCTTATCTATTCGATGCGTAAATGGGCGTTTCGCTGGTACGAAGGGCTGCCGCGGGTCGATTCTCTGCAAGTCTTCGCTCGCGTGGTCAGCGACATTGCCGGAACGGCGCGCTGGGTGACCGAGCGCATGGAAAATGGCTCTCTGCAGCGTTACCTGGCCCTCATGCTGTTCAGCTCATTGCTGGTGGTTGTGTATGCGCTGACACCCCTACGGTCGTTGCGCGGCCCTGTGCCGATGACGCCGCTGGACGGCATCACCGTGCTCGGGCTGGTGATCCTTGGCTTGGCTTCGGTAATGACTGTCGTGTTCCACCGCAGGCGTCTGATGGCGTTGATGGTGCTGAGTGTCGTCGGATTGATGGTTGCCCTTGTGTTCGCTCGCTATTCTGCGCCCGATCTGGCGTTGACGCAGATATCGGTAGAGGTGGTGACCATCATTTTGCTGATTCTGGCGCTGTTCTTCATGCCTGACCGGACACCGGTCGAGTCGAGCAGCCTGCGCAGTTTCCGCGACCTGGTCCTCGCCGCAACCTTCGGCACCATGGTTGCTCTGCTCGCCTATGCGGTGCTGACGCGCCCCTACGACAGCATTGCCTCGTTCTTCCTCGAAAACAGCGTGACCGGCGGAGGCGGAGCCAACGTGGTCAACGTGATTCTGGTGGATTTCCGTGGCTTCGATACGCTCGGTGAAATTGCCGTGCTGGCCATTGCTGCGGTTGGCATCTACGGCCTGCTGCACGGGCTGCGTCTGCCGCATCCGATACGCGATTATGGCGGCCGACTGTGGTCGACGGACCGGCATCCCATGGTGCTGGACACGCTGTCGCGCGTGCTCCTGCCGATGGCGCTGCTGGTTTCGGTATTTATCTTCGTGCGAGGCCACAACTTGCCCGGCGGCGGCTTCATTGCCGGGTTAATCACCGCGGTCGCGCTGATCTTGCAATACATCTCGCATGGCGTTGTTTGGGCGCAGAAGCGCCAGCCATTCAGTTATCACAGCGTGGCCGGGGCCGGCGTGCTGATTGCGGGCCTCACCGGGCTGGGCAGCTGGCTGTTCGGTCGGCCATTTCTGACGTCCGCCTTCGGTCATTTCCACCTTCCGCTGGTTGGTGATTTCGAGCTGGCTACCGCGATGATTTTCGACCTCGGCGTGTATCTGACCGTGGTGGGCGCCACTCTGCTGATCCTTTCAAACATGGGACATGTCAGCCAGGACGAGTCGTGCAAGGAGGTGCTTTGA
- a CDS encoding Na+/H+ antiporter subunit C: MEFVFALTLGVMMTSGVYLLLRARIFPVVMGLTLISYAVNLFIFAMGRLATGVPAIIGKSAEHGDPLPQALVLTAIVIGFAMTAFVVVLALRGLGELRTDHVDGREPRE, encoded by the coding sequence ATGGAGTTTGTCTTCGCGTTAACGCTCGGCGTGATGATGACCAGCGGTGTCTATTTGCTGTTGCGTGCTCGGATATTTCCGGTGGTGATGGGGCTGACACTGATTTCCTACGCGGTGAATCTGTTCATCTTTGCCATGGGGCGCCTCGCGACCGGAGTTCCGGCGATTATCGGGAAGAGCGCCGAGCATGGAGATCCGCTGCCGCAGGCGCTGGTGCTGACCGCCATTGTCATTGGCTTCGCCATGACTGCATTCGTTGTGGTACTGGCGCTTCGCGGCCTGGGCGAATTGCGTACCGATCATGTTGACGGTCGGGAGCCGCGGGAATGA